From one Magnolia sinica isolate HGM2019 chromosome 18, MsV1, whole genome shotgun sequence genomic stretch:
- the LOC131233923 gene encoding uncharacterized protein At1g51745-like gives MGISEGLEGGLGIDCSVGAIVWVRRRNGSWWPGRILGPDELSASHVMSPRSGTPVKLLGREDASVDWYNLEKSKRVKAFRCGEFDDSIERAESSQGIPIKKREKYARREDAILHALELERQHFEKKQQKLGIASNYTSYKVPAALRKELGSGSPSENYFGNDKTRDQCKYINLKTQPLSKRLDSSCEGQSMSNLQFAQKIRHAKQKSWEDDKSEAIPRMRGLQDFGLRIAPSKRKLSASIAYGSSQGLVSADDCAYALPSGGHNIGTTKHASIGKTSSAAKMRKSQGGLTEEPLTKKRDRRRPLVQVLQSSAKLPDFRTIQSDGITVSISVQGEKEQADAIYQSKRSRCVYLPVESNDCLDHTGFPSDEMKVSPSQFGMDTHLPHPGSLAEENTSSGLIEARESDSETDYSDPDMDEEAAVLSEPRILGRSVSHGGSAFQLPEQPGNMDNEELDESELSSYVSQLHSHEQAATVSADMGGSNWQLKGKRNIRNLIKRPMEVIDGRDSFNTADKCNGSMQGSFYDGGGDIIKMAKMDSQMALRQGVYRRHEELNYAYDEGDLIENDLGQTQMLGFGNRRYPSMLKAGSKISDLDQDSHEMAPSVWEADRISQAALRGYRKESDDCFDPIYAGLLGDRMGPMLIDVDLKVQASYQGERVPLVSLMSRLNGEAIVGHPIQIEILEDGSSGLILSTDAFCEESLDSDGNKALPPVWRTARRTTMHRIPRPHPSSALEGEEVDPLPYSDIESKPPLKKPLPSHVYHKERLVKNSHVRRLPAERKSPKKIMKKISLSSQKTRTLSSIATEQKVTGKKSNQKISGNNGDLGSSIKSEKAAPPVTCISVKLVLSRILEAVSRPPSKAV, from the exons atggggattTCGGAAGGTCTGGAAGGTGGGCTCGGGATCGATTGCAGTGTAGGGGCGATCGTCTGGGTGCGGCGGAGGAATGGGTCGTGGTGGCCCGGTCGGATCCTCGGACCCGACGAGCTTTCGGCTTCCCATGTCATGTCGCCGAGATCCGGAACACCGGTCAAGCTCCTCGGAAGGGAAGACGCAAGCGT GGATTGGTACAATTTAGAGAAATCAAAACGTGTGAAAGCATTTCGATGTGGGGAGTTTGATGATTCTATTGAAAGGGCTGAGTCATCCCAGGGCATTCCgataaagaaaagagagaaatatgcACGTAGGGAAGATGCCATTCTTCATGCTCTTGAGCTCGAGAGGCAGCATTTTGAAAAGAAACAGCAGAAATTAGGCATTGCTTCTAACTATACGAGCTATAAAGTGCCTGCTGCTTTGAGAAAAGAGTTGGGCAGCGGATCTCCTTCAGAAAATTACTTTGGGAATGATAAGACAAGGGATCAGTGCAAATATATCAATCTCAAAACACAACCACTTTCAAAGAGACTAGATTCATCTTGCGAGGGACAGAGCATGAGCAATCTTCAATTTGCTCAAAAAATTAGGCATGCAAAACAAAAAAGCTGGGAGGATGATAAGTCTGAAGCCATACCTCGAATGAGAGGTTTGCAGGACTTTGGACTTAGAATTgctccatcaaagagaaagcttTCTGCATCTATCGCTTATGGGAGTTCCCAAGGACTTGTTTCAGCTGATGATTGTGCCTATGCTCTTCCTAGTGGCGGGCACAACATCGGAACGACAAAACATGCCAGTATTGGTAAGACTTCTTCTGCTGCCAAAATGAGAAAGTCACAGGGTGGTTTGACTGAGGAACCCCTTACTAAGAAACGTGATAGACGCCGACCTCTTGTTCAAGTATTGCAGAGTAGTGCAAAATTACCAGACTTCCGGACAATACAATCTGATGGTATTACTGTGTCTATCTCTGTGCAAGGAGAAAAGGAGCAGGCAGATGCAATATACCAGTCAAAAAGGAGCAGATGTGTCTATCTGCCAGTTGAGTCCAATGATTGTTTGGATCACACCGGATTTCCTTCAGATGAGATGAAGGTGTCTCCTTCCCAATTTGGAATGGATACTCATCTTCCTCACCCTGGTTCTTTGGCAGAAGAAAATACAAGCTCTGGATTGATTGAGGCGCGGGAATCTGATTCTGAGACAGATTATTCAGATcctgacatggatgaagaggcaGCTGTACTTTCAG AGCCTAGAATCCTGGGAAGATCTGTTAGTCATGGTGGCTCTGCATTTCAACTCCCAGAGCAACCAGGAAATATGGACAATGAGGAGCTGGATGAGTCTGAACTTTCTAGTTATGTCTCCCAGCTTCATTCTCATGAGCAGGCTGCCACTGTTTCGGCTGATATGGGAGGGTCCAATTGGCAGTTGAAAGGGAAACGCAATATTCGCAATTTAATCAAGAGGCCCATGGAGGTAATTGATGGCAGAGATTCCTTCAACACAGCTGATAAGTGCAATGGATCCATGCAAGGATCATTTTATGATGGTGGGGGAGATATCATAAAGATGGCTAAAATGGATAGCCAAATGGCCTTGAGGCAAGGCGTCTACCGCAGGCATGAGGAGTTAAACTATGCTTATGACGAGGGTGATCTGATCGAGAATGATTTAGGACAAACCCAAATGTTGGGATTTGGCAATAGAAGATACCCGTCAATGTTAAAAGCAGGGAGTAAGATCTCTGATTTGGACCAGGATTCCCATGAGATGGCTCCATCTGTCTGGGAAGCTGATCGGATATCTCAAGCAGCACTAAGGGGTTATCGGAAAGAGTCAGATGACTGCTTCGACCCAATATATGCTGGTCTTCTGGGTGACAGGATGGGACCCATGTTGATAGATGTTGATTTGAAGGTCCAAGCAAGCTATCAGGGAGAGCGTGTCCCTTTGGTTTCTCTGATGAGCAGATTGAATGGGGAAGCTATTGTCGGGCACCCGATCCAAATAGAAATATTGGAAGATGGCTCCTCTGGTCTTATTCTTTCTACAGATGCATTCTGTGAGGAATCCCTCGATAGTGATGGAAATAAAGCACTCCCCCCAGTTTGGCGGACCGCCAGAAGGACGACCATGCATCGGATCCCACGTCCCCATCCATCGTCAGCATTGGAGGGAGAGGAGGTTGACCCTCTCCCGTATTCAGATATTGAAAGCAAACCTCCACTGAAGAAACCACTTCCTAGTCATGTATATCATAAAGAGAGGCTGGTTAAAAACTCCCATGTTCGTCGGCTTCCAGCAGAAAGGAAGTCTCctaagaagataatgaagaaaatAAGCTTGTCCAGCCAGAAAACAAGAACACTGTCTTCGATAGCCACAGAACAGAAAGTCACTGGCAAGAAGAGCAACCAAAAAATATCTGGTAACAATGGTGACTTAGGCAGCTCGATCAAATCTGAGAAGGCAGCACCCCCAGTAACATGCATCTCTGTGAAGTTGGTACTCAGTAGGATCCTGGAAGCAGTCAGCAGGCCACCGTCGAAGGCAGTGTGA